GTAGGCCGTGACGAGGTAGAACGGAAGCAACACGAGTGGCTCGAAAGGCACCCCGAATGCGGCCAGCAACACCCCGACTCTGATTGCCGGGGCCACGACGAGTACGACCGCCCAGCTCAGGCCATACTGCAGCCAAACGTCGCGATCGGTCGCGAGGGTTCGGAACGCAGTCGTCGAAGCCTCGGTCATGTCGGTGAGTCCATCGATCCTGGTCGCGAGTGTGTCGCCGATGGCCGGGAGCAGGGAGGCGACGCTGGCCAGACCCCGCACGATCGGGTCGAGATATCGGAGGTTCGCCCCGGCCAGCAGGACCGTCGTGCCCGCGACGAAGTACAACCCGGTCGAGGCGGCAAGCAGTCCCAGGAGCCCGATGGGGACCGATTCGAGCATGGCGATCGCCACCAGGCCCAGCACCGAGATCGAGCCGTATAGCACGGCGTAGATTCCCGTGTGAACTCCCGTCACTGCGGCGGCGTCGGCGTAGCCGAGTCCCGTGTAGCTCCGCACGACGAAAGGAGCGGCCAGCCGCCCCGAGAGTCGGGACGGGAGAAGCTGATTGACGAAGTTGACCACCAGGGATGTGCTCGCCGCGGCCCTGAGGGTTGTCGGGGTGACCGCCCTGAGCACTGCGCGCCAGGTCTCGAACTGGGCGAGTGCCCCGAGCAGGCTCACCAGGAGCAGGATGGCAATCGTCCCGGCGTCCAGGCTGGCCAGCCGATCGATCACCGTCCCGACTTCGATCTGGGTGAGGAGCCAGCCGACTGCCAGCAGGGCGATCCCGTACTGGAGCACCGTGACCGCGAGTTCGCGAGGGCTCCGACGGCTCATTTCGTCGCCCCATTGGGCCCCTGGTCGGGGGCGGCGGTATCGAGATCGGCCTGGCGGAGCGCTTCACTGGCCGTCACGAACTCGAAATCGGTCGCAAGGATCCGTTCGATCGCCCGGCGCATCCACGCGCCGGTGTGCCAGTACACCCGTTTCGGGACGCCCTCGATTGACGGCAGGTCGACGAACTCCCACGGGTGGACATAAAGCACGGGAACCACCCCACGCCGCGCGAGCAGTCGCATGCCCAGAATCGTGTACCGCGGGCCGAAAAACCGGAGCCAGGTCCCGGTTAGCGGGAGCCTGAGCCCGGGCATGACACTCGTGGGCAACTCGGCGATCGCCGGCGGCGCGGAGTCCCAGACTGCGGTGGCGGGGGCTGGCTCTGTGAGTTCGAACTCGCCGCCGTACCAGCCAGGAATCGATCGACTCGCGACGACACTCGCATCGTATTCGTAGCCAGCCGCTGCCAGATCTTGGAAGTGACCGGGGGCGATGTCGAAGGCGGGGGCCCGGAACCCCGTGACTGGCGCGTCGCTAACTGCTTCGAGGGCCTCCCTGGAAACTCGCATCTCCTCGCGACGCGTATCCGTGTCGAGTTCGCTCAACAGGCGGTGGGTACGAGTGTGTGAACCGATCTCGTGACCCGCCCTGGCGATCGACTCGACGGCGGCTGGGTTGGTCTCGGCTAGCTCCGAGACGGTGAACCAGGTCGTGGACACGCCGTGGGTCTCGAAGGCGGACTGGAGAAACGCCACGCCGTCGAGCCCGACAGTCTCGTCGGCCATTGTCCCCGACGCCGTCCGGTAGGCTGGCGTGTGTCTGAACAACTCGAAGTCGACTGAGAGCACTGCCCGTGGTGTCTCACTCATCCCGGTGGTCCTCGAGTTCGGCTCGCAGCAGGCTCACTTCCTCGTTGAGCCGCGAGACCTTCTCGTAGAGGCTGCCGATCCGGTTCAGCAGGTAGGTCACCAGAACGAAGAGGGTCAAATTCGCCATCACGAGAATGGCCCGGGCCTTGAGTTCGAGTCCCAGGACCGCCGCGACGAACTGGAAGGCGTCCGGGAAGAGCGCGACGAAGATCAGGCCCGCACCCACGAGCACCGACGTGGCGAAAAGGACCATATCCTCCCGTCCCCGCCGGACCATGTGATAGCCGTTGGCCAGAAAGATCACGCCGACAGCGAGGGCGATGGCATTGACGACGGTGAACTCGGCCATGTTATCTGAAGAGAAGGACACGAAGGGCGACATCGGTCATTCGCAGCGGGTAAAGGACGAACGTGTCCAGGGTGAACTGCGAGTTGCCCGTCTCGCGGGTCGGGATCTCGGTCGAGACCTCCGTGATGGTAAAGCCCCGCTTTGCCGCCTCCAGGGTCTGTTCGACCGCCCAGTGCTTGTCGGAGTGATGAAGAATCTCGGCCAGCATCGAGACGCGATAGACCCGGAACCCGCTCGTGACGTCGGTGATCTCGATGCCGCCCAGCGTATTGACCAGCCCCGTGAAAAACTGGATGCCGAGGGTCCGAACCAGGGAGTACTCCTCGTGGCTCTCGTTCAGGTATCGGCTCCCGATCACCATGTCGGCCTCTGTCGCGGCCGAGAGCAACCGGGGGATCTGGCTCGGGTCGTGTTGCCCGTCGGCGTCTACCTGCACGACGAAGTCGTACGCCGCCTCGATGGCGTAGCGATAGCCGGTTCGAACCGCGCCGCCAACACCGGTGTTGAACGTGTGTTCGAGCACCCGTGCGCCGTGTTCCCGCGCGACTTGCTTGGTCTCGTCCGTCGAGCCGTCGTCGACGACGACCACTTCATCGACGTACTCCCGGGTCCCGTCGATAACGGACCCAACCGTGTCTGCCTCGTTGTACGCAGGAACGACGGCGACGGTTCGCACTAATTGGGTGACGGCTGGCCGAGCCCTTGAATGTACCGTTCGATCAGTCCACGCGTGACGAAACAAAATTGAGGCTTCGTCCCCAGGTGCCAGCAATGACGAGAACGTTCGTCGTCGGCCTGGATGGGGCGAGCTGGCGCTTGCTCGAACCCTGGATCGAGGCCGGTGAGCTGCCGAATCTGGAACGGCTCAGGGAAACGGGAACCTGGGCCGGCACGCGCAGTGAACTGCCGCCGGTGACGTTCCCCAACTGGAAATGTTATTCATCCGGGAAGAATCCGGGCGGCTTCGGGGTTTACTGGTTCGAGCACGTCGATCTCGAGGCTGGAACTATCGATGTGGCCGACGGGAGTGACTTCCAGACGGTCGAACTCTGGGATTACCTGAACGACGCGGGCCAGTCGACTGGCGTGGTGAACATGCCGACGATGTATCCGCCCCGGGAGATCGACGGACCGATCGTCTGTGGCGGGCCCGACGCCGCCGAGGGCGAGTACCGGGCCATCGACTCCGGCTACACCTCGCCGCCGGAGCTAGCGGCTGAGCTAGAGGAGCGCTTCGATTATCGGGTTCACCCCGACCCGCTGCTCTCGGGGAACGACGAGCGGGGTGCCGAGGTCGAGGCCATCCTGGAGCTACTCGATACGCACTTCGAGGCCGCACTTTCCCTCTTCGAGGAGCAGGACCTGGATTTCGTCCACGTGACCCTGTTCTATCTGAACGTGCTCCATCACTTCTTCTGGGACGAGGAGCCGACCAGGCGGGCCTGGACCCTCGTGGATGAGTGGCTCGGCCGGATTGGGGAGCTGGAGGACACGAACGTCGTGCTCATGTCCGATCACGGAAGCGCCCCCACGACGACGGAGTTCTACATCAACGAGTGGCTCGCCGAGAACGGCTATCAGACCCACAGCCGGACCGTCGACGACACGTTGCAGCAACTGGGGCTGAACCGGGAGACCGTCCTGGGCATCGCAAAACGGCTCGGGCTGGTCGACACCCTCGCGGCGATCGTTCCGGAACGCCTCCAACAACTCGTCCCGCAGGCGGACGGGCTCAAACGACAGCGAAAGCTCGAAGCGATCGATCTGGAGCACACACAGGCGGTCGCCAGCGGTCAGGGGCCGGTCTACCTCAACCCCGCCTTCGACGTCGATTCGGTTCGGGAACAGCTCATGGCCGACCTCCGCGAGGTCGAGGACGAACAGGGCCCCATTTTCTCGGCCGTCCATCCCGGCGAGGAGGTCTACAGCGGGCCCTTCCGCGACAGCGCGCCGGAAATCGTCGTCGACCAGCGCCCAGGGGTCCACGTCAACGACGGAATCGGCGGCGGCACCATCATGTCCGGTCCGGATCGCTGGGCGGCGGAGAACACCCCCTTCGGCATCTTCGTCGCGAACGGGCCGTCCTTCGAATCCCACGGCGAACTGGATCGCATCAGCATTCTCGACATCGCTCCGACGGTGTTGGCCGCTCAGGGGGCCGACGTGCCGACCGACATGAACGGGTCGGTACTTCCGATACTCGCAGGCGACTCCGATTGGGACTTCAGAGAACCTCTTGCCTTCGACGAACGCGCGGGGAGCGAGGACACCGCGACGGTCGAGAAGCGCCTTCAACAACTTGGGTACATGGAGTGAGCCCGGTTCGAACCGCCCGGTAGTTCCTTGGTACTGGCACACATAGTATCTGAATATGCCATCGGATAGCACCAGACGAATCCGTGAACTCGAAGACCGCGTCGAATCCCTCGAAGCGTTGCGG
This region of Halodesulfurarchaeum sp. HSR-GB genomic DNA includes:
- a CDS encoding lysylphosphatidylglycerol synthase transmembrane domain-containing protein; this translates as MSRRSPRELAVTVLQYGIALLAVGWLLTQIEVGTVIDRLASLDAGTIAILLLVSLLGALAQFETWRAVLRAVTPTTLRAAASTSLVVNFVNQLLPSRLSGRLAAPFVVRSYTGLGYADAAAVTGVHTGIYAVLYGSISVLGLVAIAMLESVPIGLLGLLAASTGLYFVAGTTVLLAGANLRYLDPIVRGLASVASLLPAIGDTLATRIDGLTDMTEASTTAFRTLATDRDVWLQYGLSWAVVLVVAPAIRVGVLLAAFGVPFEPLVLLPFYLVTAYSVTLLPLTPGGVGVTEATATAVFVSLGVPGSAIVPIVFIDRVFGIYLPAVLGWIPAARLDLSTLSVED
- a CDS encoding polysaccharide deacetylase family protein, whose protein sequence is MSETPRAVLSVDFELFRHTPAYRTASGTMADETVGLDGVAFLQSAFETHGVSTTWFTVSELAETNPAAVESIARAGHEIGSHTRTHRLLSELDTDTRREEMRVSREALEAVSDAPVTGFRAPAFDIAPGHFQDLAAAGYEYDASVVASRSIPGWYGGEFELTEPAPATAVWDSAPPAIAELPTSVMPGLRLPLTGTWLRFFGPRYTILGMRLLARRGVVPVLYVHPWEFVDLPSIEGVPKRVYWHTGAWMRRAIERILATDFEFVTASEALRQADLDTAAPDQGPNGATK
- a CDS encoding DUF2304 domain-containing protein, giving the protein MAEFTVVNAIALAVGVIFLANGYHMVRRGREDMVLFATSVLVGAGLIFVALFPDAFQFVAAVLGLELKARAILVMANLTLFVLVTYLLNRIGSLYEKVSRLNEEVSLLRAELEDHRDE
- a CDS encoding glycosyltransferase family 2 protein, encoding MRTVAVVPAYNEADTVGSVIDGTREYVDEVVVVDDGSTDETKQVAREHGARVLEHTFNTGVGGAVRTGYRYAIEAAYDFVVQVDADGQHDPSQIPRLLSAATEADMVIGSRYLNESHEEYSLVRTLGIQFFTGLVNTLGGIEITDVTSGFRVYRVSMLAEILHHSDKHWAVEQTLEAAKRGFTITEVSTEIPTRETGNSQFTLDTFVLYPLRMTDVALRVLLFR
- a CDS encoding alkaline phosphatase family protein, translating into MTRTFVVGLDGASWRLLEPWIEAGELPNLERLRETGTWAGTRSELPPVTFPNWKCYSSGKNPGGFGVYWFEHVDLEAGTIDVADGSDFQTVELWDYLNDAGQSTGVVNMPTMYPPREIDGPIVCGGPDAAEGEYRAIDSGYTSPPELAAELEERFDYRVHPDPLLSGNDERGAEVEAILELLDTHFEAALSLFEEQDLDFVHVTLFYLNVLHHFFWDEEPTRRAWTLVDEWLGRIGELEDTNVVLMSDHGSAPTTTEFYINEWLAENGYQTHSRTVDDTLQQLGLNRETVLGIAKRLGLVDTLAAIVPERLQQLVPQADGLKRQRKLEAIDLEHTQAVASGQGPVYLNPAFDVDSVREQLMADLREVEDEQGPIFSAVHPGEEVYSGPFRDSAPEIVVDQRPGVHVNDGIGGGTIMSGPDRWAAENTPFGIFVANGPSFESHGELDRISILDIAPTVLAAQGADVPTDMNGSVLPILAGDSDWDFREPLAFDERAGSEDTATVEKRLQQLGYME